In the genome of Thermodesulfovibrio thiophilus DSM 17215, the window TTTTACCCGCATTGGGCTGCCCTATAAAAGCAATTTTCATTCAATTTCCTCAACCTCAATCTTTGAAGCCACTCCTTTACCCAATGCAAGATCATATCCATTAACATCTAAAAGCACAGGTCCACCTAAAAATGAGCTCTTTTTTAAAACTGCGATATCGCCAATATGAATTCCGAGGCATTGAAGATGGTGCCTGATTCCTTTACCGCCTGAA includes:
- a CDS encoding FeoA family protein; translated protein: MKTLLDIENGKKIKILKISGGKGIRHHLQCLGIHIGDIAVLKKSSFLGGPVLLDVNGYDLALGKGVASKIEVEEIE